The Mycolicibacterium aichiense region GGGACCGCCCGAGTTGGCAGCCGCACGTGCCTTGTCGAGCTTGGCCTGGATTGCCGCGGTGCGTTGGTGGGCCAGCAGTTGGTCGCGGGTGTCACGCAGCTTGCCGGTGGCGATCACCGACACCGGGTCCTGGTTGGCCGACAGGCTGTCGATGATCGATGTCAACGACTGGGCGGCAGTGTCTTGCGCCCCGGCGATGGTGTCGAGTTCGTTGGACGCATCCGTCAGTGCGGACGAGCTGTCCTGAACCTGGCCGTTGACCTGATCGCTCTGAGTGCCGATCTGCGCCAACAGGTTGGTGATCTTCAGCAGGGGATCGGTGGCGGTGTTGATACCGTCGGACAGCTTTCGGGAGCCGGCAGTCAGCTCGGCCGATCCGTTGCGGGCGGAATCGAGGCCGGAGGCCAACTTCCCTGCGCCAGTGTCGATTTGGGCCGCCCCGTCGGAGAGCTGCCGCGCTCCGTCGGCCGCCTGCTTGATCCCGGTCCCGGAAGTGGTGATCACTGACAGCACCTGGTTGACCGCCTGCCCGGAGATCCTGGTGGACACGGCGTTGAGCACTTGCTCCAAAGCCGTGCGGCCGATACTCGACGAGATGTAGTTGTTGGCGTCGTTGTATTCGGCGATCAGCTGCGCCTTGCGGGGATTGCCGGTGGTGGGCGAGGCGATCGCCTCGCTGAAGTCCGGGGGCAATTCCAGCATGAAGTAGTACTTGCCGTGTGCGACGCCCTCGCGTGCCTCGGCGTCACCAACCAGGTGCCAGTCCAGGCTTGCGTCACTGGTGAGGCTGTCGGCGATCTGAGAACCGACGTTCATCGGCTCACCGGACACCGTGGTTCCGCGGTCCGAATTGACCAGGGCCACAGGCATTTTGTTCACATGACCAAACGGGTCCGAGTACGCCCACAGATAGAGCGCGCCGTAGGTCAGCGGCATCAGCATCAGGACGACGACGGCGATTCGTGTCATCCGATTGCGGGCGAAGCGTTTGATCTCCGACCCGAGGGCAAGTCCGCCCACCATCTCCTAGTCCTTTCCCGCGATGTTCGGGATGTGCACTTCATGCTCGGGTGCTTGGTCGCCGAGCGAATTCGTCACGCCCACAACGACCATCCGATCGGCGGCGATCACGCCGAGGCGTTGCACCGCCTGCGCTCGTCGTTCGTTGTCGCGGACCTGTTCGAGGTCACCGACCACCAGCACCGGTCGGTCCGAGCACAGGGCCAGGGCGACCTGCAGCAGGAACGTCTCCAAATCGCCCAGGTCCCCGATGTAGTCGGTCGGCGCCGGGCGGTCGATGTCCCCGAACGCCAAAGCCAGTACGTCCCGGCTGGAACCGTCACGAGGCCGCCGGAACAGGGGAGCGAGCCAGCGGCGCTGCTCTGTGACGACCGTGCCCACCGTCACCGCCTCGTCGAGATCGTCGATGTCGCCGAAGGCCGCGATCGCGCAGTGCTTGCGGATCGCCCGCGGGGTGGTATCGCCGAACACGGCCACGCTGCCGGCACTCGGCTTGAGCCGGCCGGCCAGGGTGAGCAGCAGTGCCTTCTGGCTGTGGCCGCCCGGCATGTGCACCGCGTGCAGGCCGGGCCCA contains the following coding sequences:
- a CDS encoding YhgE/Pip domain-containing protein, which produces MVGGLALGSEIKRFARNRMTRIAVVVLMLMPLTYGALYLWAYSDPFGHVNKMPVALVNSDRGTTVSGEPMNVGSQIADSLTSDASLDWHLVGDAEAREGVAHGKYYFMLELPPDFSEAIASPTTGNPRKAQLIAEYNDANNYISSSIGRTALEQVLNAVSTRISGQAVNQVLSVITTSGTGIKQAADGARQLSDGAAQIDTGAGKLASGLDSARNGSAELTAGSRKLSDGINTATDPLLKITNLLAQIGTQSDQVNGQVQDSSSALTDASNELDTIAGAQDTAAQSLTSIIDSLSANQDPVSVIATGKLRDTRDQLLAHQRTAAIQAKLDKARAAANSGGPVGSALTDISAKGKELSDKLTQLRDGAQQVASGNAQLDAGIVKLDDGARQLKSGTAQLSSGANELATKLSEGAQKVPDWSPQQKDAIADTIGGPVQLTSSHENSAPNFATGMAPFFLTLALFFGAMLLWMAFRPLQNRAIAAEISPLRVTLASYLPAVLIGIPQAVILYCVVHFALHVHAEHPVAMLGFMMLASCAFIAVAQAISALLGPVLGKVLLMTLLMLQLVSAGGLYPVETTTKPFQAFHRLDPMTYGVNGLRQLILGGIDGRLWQALIFMVALWLGSMLLTSLAARRNQLWNLTRLVPSFKM